The genomic stretch TCACCGAGGGTCACGCGTTCCAGCGCGAGCGCAGCGGCGGCGCGCTCGACGTGCCGCTCATCGCGGCGGCCGACGACACGCTGCGCCCGTACCTCGTGCGCGAGTCGAACGTCGTCGCGATCGCGCGCCACGACAAGGTCTCAGGACAGGTGTGGTCGGCGACGATGGGCTACCCCGGCGAGCCCGCATATCGCGAGTTCCATCGCAAGGACGACCGGAGCGGGCTCCGCTATTGGCGCGTCACGGATCAGAGCACGGGCCTCGGTGCGAAGGAGCCGTATTCGCCGGGCACCGCGGCGGAGCGGGTGCGCGGGCACGCGGTCCACTTCGTCGGTCTCGTGCGCGACACGCTCGCGCGCCACCGGGCGGAGCGCGGCACCGATGCGTTGCTCACGGTCACATTCGACAGTGAGCTCTTCGGACACTGGTGGTTCGAGGGTGTCGACTGGCTAGGACACGTTCTGCGCGAGCTTGCGTCGGGCGGGCCGGCGCCGCTCAGCGTCGCTGAGTACCTGCGGCGCAGGCCGGCGACCGAGCACATCGAACTCGTCGAAGGCTCGTGGGGAAAGAACAACGACCACTCCACCTGGGCGAACGAGCGCACCGCATGGATGTGGAGCGAGCTCGCCCGCATGGCGCGGGAGATCCACGAGCTGCGCGCATCGCGACCGTCCGATCCGCTGCGCGCGCGCGCCGCGCGTCAAGCCGCGCGCGAGCTGTTGCTCGCGCAGTCCAGTGACTGGCCGTTCCTCGTGACGACGGGACAGGCCGCGGACTACGCGGTGGAACGTTTCCGGAGTCACTCGCTTCGCTTCCGCAGGTCGATGGAGCTCGCGCGCAGCGGAACGAGCGCGGACGAGATCGAGCTGCGGAGCCTCGAGCGAGCGGACAATCCGTTCCCGGACGCGAGCCCCGACGACTTCTCGCCGGTGCGAGGCGCGCTGACCGCGCGGGTCTAGCCCTTCTTCGGGCCCTCGCCCTTCGGCGCAGGCGCGCCCGGCTTGCCGGCGGGCCCGCCTGGTTTGCCCGCGGGAGCGCCCGGTTTCGCGGGTGCGGCGCCGGGCTTCGCGGGTGCGGCGCCGGCCTTCGCACCCGCGGGGGCTCCTGGCTTTCCGGCCGCTGCGCCCGGGACTGCGGCACCGGCGGCAGCAGGCGCGGCACCTTCGGCCGGTGCCTCTGCACCTTCGGCTGCGACCTCGCCCTCGACGGGAGCGGCAACTGCAGCGACCGGCTCGGCCTCGATGCGCACCGGGACGGCCTTGACGACGAGCTCGTCCGGGTCGTCGATGATGCGGACCGTCGTCTTGTCGAACACAAGATCGCGAACGTACAGCGCATCGTCGATCTCGATGAGCGGCGAGAGATCGACGTCGATGGAGTGCGGGATGTCCTGCGGGAACGCTTCGACGGTGATGTGGTCGCGGGCGTGGACGAGCACCGCGCCGAGCGTCTTCACCGCGGGCGACTCATGCACGAAATGCAAGGGCACCTCGGCGTGGGTCTTCTCGGTGAGACTCACGCGCTGGAAGTCGACGTGGAGGAGGCGGCCGGTCATGGTGTCGCGCGCGACGCCGTGGATCAGGGCTGGGATCGCGTCGCCGTCGAGGCCTTCGAGCGAGAGCAGGGTGGTGTTGCCCCAACGGCGGTAGGAGCGTTCAAAGGAGCGAAGGTCGGTCTGGACCGAGGTCGAGTCCTTGCGCCCGCCGAAGACGACGCCCGGCAGCACGCCGTCACGGCGGAGCTGGGCGACCTTCTTGCCCACCACCTGGCGGGGTCGGACAGCGAGCTTTTCGGCTTCAGCCAAGACGGAACTCCCCTACGAAAGCGTGCGAAGTCCTAAGTATCTCAGGGCGGCGTCGGGAAATCCAAGACGAGCCGCACCGGTCCGCTCAGCGCCAGCAGGGTCGGGCACTGGAGCCTCGACAGCCCGATGCCCCAGACCATCACGCGCTCGAAGTCCTCGACGAGGCGTACCTCTTTGACCAGCGGCGTCGTCGTCGGCTTGAGTGAGGTCGCGCCCGTGTACGTACGCGTGCCGTCGCTTGGACTGACGGTCGACGCGTTCTGGAAACGGACCCCGAACAGGGCACTGCCGTCGATCGGCACCGGTTGCCCGCTCGGCCCGGAGAGAGACGTCGCGATGGCGACCCGGTACGGCGGCATCCCGTACACACCGGGCGCCGTGCTCGGTCCGAACTCGAAGACGACCCGGTCGAAGCCGGGGTTATGGGCGATCCGGATCGCGGTGAGCTGGGCCTGGTTCGCCGTCGCCCCGCCCGTCCGCTCCGGGCAGGCCGTCGCGGGCGTGCTCCCCGGGCTCGCGGCGGAGGTCGGACTCGGTGCCGCGGCCGTCGGCGCCGCTGTCCGGGAGACTGTCGGCGACGCGGTCCTGGTGGCGGTGGGAGCGGCCGTGGGCGGCGCGGCTGTCACTATGCTGGCGCTCGGGCTGGTCCGGGGCAGGACGACCCGCTCCGGACTACAAGCGCTCACCACGAGCGCCGCAGTGACCATCAAGAGCGCGCTGCATGACAGGAGACGGCCTCTCAAGGCATCGATCGTGACGCATGGAGAGTGCTCTGTCGAGTTCGCTGACAAACTGGCGAGCCCTTCGTACGCAGACCGTACGAAACGGGCGTAAACAAGGGTTCTACGCTAAAATGCCTCTAATTGGCCGACCGGCTGCGCGTGGCGCTGGTTTTCCACCAGCACCAACCCGCGGGGAACTTCCCGTCAGTCTTCTCAGAGGTGACCGAGCGCGCGTATGCGCCGCTCGTGGCCGCCCTATACCGCCATCCCGAAGTCAAGGCGAGCCTCCACTTCTCCGGACCGCTGCTGGACTGGCTCGAGGCCAACCGGCCCGACGTCATCGGCGACCTCTCCGACCTTGTCCGGCGTGGCCAGATCGAGCTGCTGTCTGGCGGCTATTACGAGCCCGTGCTCGTCGGAGTGCCGCGACGGGACGGCGTGGGCCAGATCCGCGCGCTCACCGACCGGGTCCACGCGATCTTCGGTCAGCGGCCGCTTGGCGCCTGGCTGACCGAGCGCGTCTGGGAGCCGCATCTTCCGTCGCTCCTGGCTGAGGCGGGCATCGCGTACACCGTGCTCGACGACGAGCACTTCCTCCGCGCCGGACTCAGGAAGGAAGAAACGGGCGAGTCGTACATCACCGAGGACCAGGGTCTTCCGGTCATCGTGTTCCCCGGCAGCATGAAGCTGCGCTACCTCATCCCCTTCCGCGACGTGAGCGCGACGATCAAGGAGCTACGCGAGCGGCACGCCGCGGGCGCGCGCCTGGTCGTGTACGCGGACGACGGCGAGAAGTTCGGTGCGTGGCCGGGCACGTACCAGCGCGTCCACAAGGACGGCTGGCTCGAGCAGTTCTTCACCGCACTCGCGCAGGCGGATTTCATCCAGACCGCGACGCTCGAGGACGCGTGGATCTTCCAGAAGCCGGCGCGCCGCATCTACATCCCCGGTGGCGCGTATCCGGAGATGAGCGCATGGGCCCTCGACGCCGCCGCCGCACGCCGCCTTCAGCAGGCGCGACACAAGCTCGGCGAGGATCTCGAGTCGCTGGTGACCGCGCCGCTCTGGCGCAATTTCTTCGCGAAGTACCCCGAGTCGAACGCGCTCCACAAGCGGATGCTCATCGTGTCCGAGGAGCTCGCGCGGCGCAGCATCCTCGATTCGTCGATGGAAGTACGTCAGGCGCAGCAGAATCTGTGGCGCGCCCAAGGCAACGACGTGTACTGGCACGGCGTGTTCGGCGGCATCTACTTCCCGCACCTGCGCTCCGATGCGTACGCGTCGCTGCTCAAAGCGGAGCGGATCCTGTCGGAGCGGCGCGTCGCGGCCGGCGAGTCGCGCGACTACGACGTCGACGGCTACGACGAGTACATCTTCCGCGGCAACGCCGGCGCGGTGTTCGTGCACGTGCAGGGCGGCGCGGTGATCGAGTGGGACATCTACGCGTCGGCGACGAATCTCGTCGACACGCTCGCGCGCCGTCCGGAGGGCGAGCACGACGAGCTTCGGCGGGCCGAGAAGGCCGGCAAGGTCCTGGTCGGCAAGGCCGCCGAGAAGGAAACGAAGTCGATCCACGACGCGGTGCGCGCGAAAGAGCGCGGTCTCTCGAAGATGCTCGAATACGATCCGGCGCGCCGCGCTCTCTTCCAGGACAGCTACACCCCTCGCAAAGGCGAGGAGGTGAACCTTCACGCGGCCTATTACGCCCTCACGCCGCAGCGCGAGGCGCGCACCGTCAGCCTCACGCTCGAGCCGCCGGCGCGGACGCTCGCGGCGACGCCCGGTCTCGGGATCCGCAAGGACATCCGCATCGCGGACGAGGGACTCGCGGCCGGCGTGCGCTACCGGCTCCGCAACGACAGCGACGAGACGATCGAGCTGGCGTTCACGAGCGCATCGAACATCGGGCTCCTCGGCGAGAACGAGGCCGCCGACATCATCACCGTCGGTACGCGCAAGACGACGGCGGGAAAGCCGATCGAGGTGCGCAATGTCGCCGAAGTCCAGATCCACTCCGAGTCCAAGCATTTCGATCTCACGCTCGCGATCGATCCACCGGCGCTGGTGAGCACGGAGCCGATCTACGCCGTGACCAACTCTGAGTCCGGCTTCGAGCGCATCTATCAACAGCTCCAGATCGCGATGACCTGGAACGTCGCGATCGAGCCGGACAGTCATGTCGACCTCGAGATCCGCGGTACCGCGCTCGGCCAGATGGTCGAACCGGAGGCCGTGCGACCCACGGCGCGCCGCCGCAAGGCGACCACGCCCGCGGGCGAAACCCCGGCCCGTCCCCGGAGGTAGACCCTCCGCCGATGTACGAGCCCGCGCCGCCCATCACGCCCCTCAGCGCTCCACCACCACCACCACCACGTGCGTCCGGCCCGAGTGGCGCCGCGCTGCTGCTCATCGGCGTGATCCTCGGCGGCGTCGCGGGCGGGGCGACCGCGACGTTGTTGGACGGCCGCACACCAGACGAGCTGGTGCCCACGCCGGTCCCCACCGCGCTCGCGACGACGGCACCGGTAAGCGTCCCCGCCGGCGTCGACCCGCTTGTTGAGGTCGCAAAGGAGATGCTGCCCTCTGTCGTGACGGTCGTGAACCGCAACGCGTCGGGACAGCAGCAGTCGAGCGGCTCTGGTTTCGTCGTCGACGCTCGCGGTTACGTCGTCACGAACAATCACGTCGTGGAGAACGTGCGAGGCGGCGGCGCGGGCGCGTCGTTCGACGTGATCTTCAGCGACAACAGGACGCAGAAGGCGACCCTTGTCGGCCGCGATCCCGACACCGACATCGCCGTCTTGCAGATCCCCGCGACGGGGACGCTCAAGGTCGCGCAGCTCGCGAACAGCGACAGCGTCCCGGTCGGCGCGACGGTGATCGCCATCGGCAGTCCGCTCGGTGAATTCCAGAACACCGTCACCAGCGGTGTCGTATCCGGTAAGGGCCGGCGCGTGCAGGAATCGCAAACCGTCTTCCTCGATGACCTGATCCAGACCGATGCCGCGATCAACCCGGGGAACTCGGGCGGGCCGCTCATCTGGGCGGCGACACGCCAGGTCGTCGGCATGAATACGCTCATCGCGGATCCGAATCAGGCGCAGGGCCTCGGCTTCGCGATCTCCGCGAACACGATCCGCACCGTGGCCGACGAGCTCATCAAGAACGGCAAGATCGAGCGTGGCTTCATCGGGATCCAGTACTCACCGCTCTCGCCGCGCGCCGCGGTGGCGCTCGGACTTCCGCCCGCCGCGGGCATATCGATCTCAGCGGTCGTGCCCGGTTCGCCCGCGGCGCAGGCCGGCATCAAGGCCGGCGACGTGGTCACCAAGCTCAATGACCAGCAGGTCGACCAGGAGCATCCGCTGCAATCGCTCATGGTGAAGTTCCGTCCGGGCGACAAGGTGCGGCTGGCGATCATCCGCGACAGCGCGACACAGACCCTCGAAGTGACACTGGGCCGAGCGACCGCCGGGTGACGCTCGGAAGGCGCGATGCCTTCCTCTATCTCGCGGCCGCGACGCTCGGCAGCTTCGGTCTCGGCGTTGCGGCGTTCTACCTGAACTTCCTCTACCGCTCGCTCGGATACAACGGCGTCGCGCTCGGCGCGCTGGTCGGTGCCTCCGCGCTCGGCGTGGTGATCGGGGCGATACCCGCCGCGACCGTCGCGCGCGGTCGCTCGCGGCGCACCGTGATCCTCAGCGGCGGCGTCCTTGCGGGCGCGGGCCTGGCGGGTCTGGTCCTGTTCGAGGCGTTCATTCCGCTCTTCCTTGCCGCGGTGCTGTTCGGTCTCGGCGGCATCCTCGCGTCGTCATCGGGCGCGGCGCTCCTCGCTGACGCGACCGCGGCCGGCGCGCGGTCGTCGCGCTTCGGGCAGCAGATCGCGCTCGGAACGATGGCCGCGTTCTTCGCGAGCGCGCTCGCGGGCATCCTCGCCTCGCCGGTCGCGGCGCTCCTCCACGCCGATCCCAACGACACGGTCGTGTTGCGCGCCCTCGTCGGGGGTGGAGGCATGTGCGCCGCCCTTTCCGCGATCCCCGTGCTCTTCATCGGGAACGTTCCGGTCGCCGGCGCGACGCTGGACGCGCCGCACCGGTATGGCCTCCTGGCGCGGTTCCTCACGGTCGAGTTCGTGTTCGGTCTCGGCGCGGGAAGCTTCCTGCCGTTCTCGAACCTGTTCTTCGCGGAGCGCTTCGGTGTGCCGTTCGCGGCGCTCGGCATCGTCCTCGGCGTCATCGCGGTCGCGGGAAGCCTCGGCGCGCTCGCCCATGGGCGGTTCCTCGCGCGGCGGTTCGGCGCCGTTCCCTCCGTGGTCCTCGTCGTGCTCGGCTCGCTCCCGTTCGCGATCGTCGCGGCGTTCACGACGGATCTCCCCATCGTGGTCGCGGCGCTCGCGCTGCGCGCGTGGCTCATGTACGGGTCGAGCGCGACCTGGAACGCGGTGATCTTCTCGTCGTTCACGCCGCGCGAGCGAGCGGGTGTGAACGCGATCGCCGCACTTGCGTGGAACGCCGGCTCCGGATCGGGCGCGGTGATCTCGGGAGCGCTGCGTGACGCCGTCGGACCGGGCGGGTACACGGTGAACCTGCTGACCCTGGTGGTCTTCTATGCCGCCGCCGCCGCACTGATCCTCGTGTTCTTCCGGCAGCACGTCCCGAGCGGCGACGTTGGCGCCATCGCTATGCCTGCCCCAGACTCACGCGCGTGACCACTCCCGCACGCGACCTCGTGGCCGCCGCATTTTCGGACGCGCTTGGGCGTGCCGCGCGACAGCACGGCTGGCAGGGCACCGAGGGCGTTCCGATCGATGTCGAAGTGCCGGCGAACGTCGAGCATGGCGACTACGCAACGAGCATCCCGATGCGTCTGGCCAAGACGCTGCGGCGGCCACCGCGTGAGATCGCGAACGCGATCAAGGACCAGCTGGATCTCCGCCCGCCACTCGCCGCGGCCGAGGTCGCGGGCGGAGGCTTCGTGAACGTGCGTCTCGACGTCGCGTGGCTGCGCGGGCAGGTCGACGCGATCATCGCCGACGGTGCCGACTACGGCCGCTCGCAGGCGCTGCGCGGGAAGCGCATCCAGGTCGAGTTCGTGTCCGCGAACCCCACCGGTCCGCTCACGCTCGCGAACGCGCGTGGCGGACCGCTCGGCGATGTGCTCGCGTCGGTGCTGCAGTTCTCCGGCGCGAGTGTTCAGCGCGAGTACTACGTCGAGGACGGTGGCGGGCAGGTCGAGCGCTTCGGCATCTCGGTGGCCGTGCGTTACCGGCAGCTGTTCGGGGAGGACACCCCGCTACCCGCCGATGCGTATCAGGGGGACTACGTCAAGGACATCGCCGCACAGATCAAGGACCAGCACGGCGACGTCTACCGCGCGCTCTCGCTCGAGGAGCAGGGACGCGTGTTCGGACCGATGGCGATCGACTGGGTCGTCACCGATGCGCAGCGCGTGACGGCGAAGTTCGGGATCACCTACGACACGTGGTTCCGCCAGTCCTCGTTCATCCAATCGGGCTATCTCAGCAAGACGATCGACGAGCTGCGCAAGCTCGGCGTGATCGTCGAGCGCGAGGGCGTCGTGTTCTTCGAGACGCCCGAGGCGGTCGCGCTCCGGCGCGAAGGGGAGGAGGGCTGGGTCCTCGTCCGCGCGAACGGGGAGCCCACATACCTCGGCACCGACATCGCCTATCACCGCCAGTGCCTCGAAGAGCGCGGCGTCGGGCTGAAGCTCAACATCTGGGGCGCGAACACGCAGTACCACCTGCAGCAGATGAAGATCGCTCTGCCGGTGCTCGGCATCGCACCCGAACGGTTCGAGGTCGTGCTCTACCAGTTCGTGCGCTTCCTCCACGAAGGCGTGCTTGTGCGGATGGGCCGTCGCACCGGACAGTTCCTCCTCCTCGAGGATGTGCTCGAAGCGGTGGGCAGGGACGCGGCGCGCTTTCTCTTATTGCAGCGCGGCGCCGACAGCCAGCTCGACTTCGACTTCGAGCTCGCGGTGCAGCAGTCGAACGACAACCCCGTCTACTACGTGCAGTACGCGCACGCGCGGATCGCGAGCATCTTCCGCACCGCTGCGGAGCGTGGCATCACGCCAGAGGACGCCGACCTGTCCGCGCTCACGACGCCGGGCGAGCTTGCGCTCATCAAGCTGTGTCTGCGCTTCCCCGAGCTCCTCGCCGACATCGTGGGCCACCGCGGCGTGCACCTACTGACCGGCTACGCGCTCGAGCTCGCCGGCGCATTCCATGGGTTCTATCGCGATCACCGGGTCGTGAGCGACGACGCCGCGGTGTCGAAGGCGCGCCTTCGTCTCGTTCGCGCGGTGCAGGTAACGCTGCGCCAGACGCTCGGCCTGCTCGGAGTCAGCGCCCCCGAGACGATGTGACGCTTTGGCGGTTACGGTCGGGCGGTCGGGCTCGGACTCGGACTCGCGCCGCGACCAGCTCCGCCGGGTCCACCCTGGCCGCCGAAGAGACCCTGCAGCGCGTTGCCGCCGGCGACGATCGCGGTCGCCGAAACGTTCCCGCTGGCGTCGGTCGTGCCGACGATCGTGACCTGGTCGTTCGCCTTGAGATCCGTGAGCTTGATATCGCTCTCGACCGTCTTCACGATCCGCGTCGAGCTCCCGACGAGCACGATCTGCGATGTCACCGTCGGTGATGCGCCCTGCGCGCCCGGCTGCCGCACCTCGATCGTGATCGACCCGTCGTTCACCGAGAGGATCCGTCCGGCCATCGCCTGACCGCCGAACGCTCCCGATGCGCCCGCCGCGCCGCCTTGGCCGAGACGCCCGGTGATCCCCGCGCCCCCGCGACCGGCGGCGCCGGTCGGCGACGCCGACGCGCTCGCTTCGGCGCCGCTGCCACGACCAACGGTCATGCCCGCGGCGAATCCGCCGCCCGCGAGCGCGAGCGCGATGACGACGCCGATGACGATCTGTGCTGGTTTCATGTCTGTGCCTTCCTTCTATTCGTAGCGGAGTGCCTGGATGGGGTGCAGCCGCGCGGCGCGCATCGCTGGGTAGAGCCCGAAGACGACGCCGATCGCGACGGAAACGCCGACGGCGATGATCACGGTGCCGGTCGTGATGACGAGGACGAGCCCGCTGGCCTGCGGTATGAGTGCGACCACGAGCGTGATGGACCAGCCGAGCAGGATGCCGAGGATGCCGCCGATGCCGGTGAGAGCCATCGACTCGATGAGGAACTGGACCATGATGTCCTGCCGGCGCGCACCGACGGCCTTGCGGATCCCGATCTCACGCGTCCGCTCGTTCACGGAGACGAGCATGATGTTCATGATCCCGATGCCGCCGACCAGCAGCGAGATGCCGCCGATCGCGCCGAGCAGGAGGGTGAACGTCCCGGTCACCGCGCCGAGCGCAGCGAGCGTGTCGTTCTGGTTCGTCACGGTGAAGTCGGCGACCGTTGGGTCGCTGATGTTGTGACGCTGCAGCAGCACGTTGGTCACGTCGGCGGTGGTCTCGGTCATCGCGTCGCTCGATGTCGCCTTCACGACGATCGTGTTCACGATGTTGAGGCGGCCGGTCAGCACGCGCTGCGCGGTCGTGATGGGCACCAGGATCTGGTCGTCACGGCTGAAGCCGAACGTGGAGCCCTTCGGCTGCAGCACGCCGACGACCTTGAAGTTCACGATACGGGCGCGCTGCTGGCCCTGGCCCTGTCCGCCGCCGCCGAAGACCTGGCGCAGCTGGAGCGTCTGGCCGACGGCGTCGCCCTCACCGAAGAGATTCGTCGCGGTCACCGAGCCGATCACCGCCATTTGCGCGTTGACCGTGAGATCCGAGCCGCTGAAGAAGTCGCCGCTCTGCAGCGGCCAGTCGCGCACGATCGGGTAGTCCTCGGTGACGCCGTTCACGTTGGTGTTCCAGTTCTGCCCGGCGGCGGTGACCTGCCACCGCCCGGCTCCCTGTTCAGCGTGGATCGCGACGATCGATGAGCCCAGCTGGGCCTGGATCGAGCGCATGTCGTCCAGCGTCAAGTTCTGCGCCTGCGCACCGGCGCCACGCAACCCTTGATCACTCTGATTGGCCGGCGAGACCGTGATGAGGTTCGAGCCGAGCGACAGGATCGTGTTCTGCACCTGCTGCGATGCGCCGTTCCCGACCGCGACCATGGCGATCACCGACGCGACTCCGATGATGACGCCCAGCATCGTCAGCGCGGACCGCAGCTTGTTGACCACGAGCGACTGCAGTGCAGAGCGGAACGAGTCGTAGAGCTTCACTCGTCCCCACCGATGCCGGACACGATCTCGTCCTGGGCCCGCCGCGGCTCGAGGACCGGATCGTCGTGCGAGACGATCCCGTCGCGCATGCGCACGATGCGGCGGCAATGCGCCGCGACATCCGGTTCGTGCGTGACCATGACCACGGTCCTTCCCAGCTCGTTGAGACGCTGGAGGATCGCGAGGATCTCGGCGCTGGAGTGCGAGTCGAGGTTCCCGGTCGGCTCGTCCGCGAGGATCATCGACGGATCGTTGAGGAGCGCGCGCGCGATGGCGACGCGCTGCTGCTGTCCGCCGGAGAGCTCACTCGGGCGATGCTTCACGCGATCGGCGAGGCCGACCTGGTCGAGCGCCGCGAGCGCTCGCGCGCGGCGATCGTGGCGATCGCCTCCGTAAATGAGAGGTAGCTCGACGTTCTCGACGGCGCTCAGGCGCGAGAGCAGGTTGAACGTCTGGAACACGAAGCCCAGATGCTTGTTCCGGATCGCGGCGAGCTTATCGTCCGACAGCTTGCCGACGTTCTCGCCGGCAAGCTCGTAGGTGCCGGCGTCCGGGACGTCGAGGCACCCGAGCACGTTCATGAGCGTCGACTTGCCCGAGCCCGACGGGCCCATGATCGCGACGAACTCGCCGGCGTGGATGTCGAGGTCAACACCCGCCAGGGCGTGGACCTCGATCTCCTTGCCGATGCGGTATGTCTTCGTGATGCCACGCAGGCGCACGACGGGCCGCGAGACGGTCGGAGCGCCGTGACGGTAGGGGACCGCTGCGCGGTCGACGACGGTCAACGGATCACGATCCCGCCCGGACCGCCCGGGCCCTGCTGTCCACCACGGTTCGGCGCCACGGTCGCGCCAGCGCGCGCCTGCGGGAGGATGACGAGGTCGCCTTCCTTGAGGCCGCCGCCGGTGACTTCGGTGACCGTGTCGTTGGCGATGCCGAACGTCGCATCGACGTCGACCGGCTGCCCGTCCCTCAACACCTGAAGATACCGACGTGTCCCCTGGGTCTTGATCGCGAGGTTCGGGACGGTGAGCACGTCCTGGCGGCTGACGAGGATCACGCTCGCGGTGCCGCTCATGCCGGGCTTGATCGATGCGCTCGGAACGTCGATGGTCACGTCGACGCCGTACACCGGAACGCCCTGCTGGATCGTGGCGACCGGGTCGACGCCGGTCACCTTTCCGGTCATGCGCGCCGTCGCGCCGAGCGCGTCGACGGTGATGTTCGCCACGAGACCGAGCTTGAGCTTCGAAACGTCGGACTCACCGACGGTGCCGTGTAGCTGCACGGTGCCGGTGTTCGCGAGCAGGACCACCGGGGTGGTCGTGCTCGTCGAAGCGGGCTCACCGACGGCGCCGTTGATCGCCTGGATCACGCCAGCGCTCGGGGCGCGCAGGATCGCGTAGTCGAGGTTCGTCTGCGCCGTCTG from Candidatus Limnocylindria bacterium encodes the following:
- a CDS encoding 1,4-alpha-glucan branching protein domain-containing protein produces the protein MTEAFALVLHSHLPYARGAGRWPHGEEWVHEAILGTYLPLLGLLHDLRDDDVPYQITIGLTPTLIEQLADHDIDARFIEYCDDQIHRADTDVQRFVGDGNTERGAIARFYASLYRAHRDAYVRRFGRDLVAAFASLARSGHIEILTSGATHGYLPLLDQASVHAQLAVGARTTRRLLGVEPRGIWLPECAYAPGLEDILESHGLTHFFTDAALLGGKRLVTEGHAFQRERSGGALDVPLIAAADDTLRPYLVRESNVVAIARHDKVSGQVWSATMGYPGEPAYREFHRKDDRSGLRYWRVTDQSTGLGAKEPYSPGTAAERVRGHAVHFVGLVRDTLARHRAERGTDALLTVTFDSELFGHWWFEGVDWLGHVLRELASGGPAPLSVAEYLRRRPATEHIELVEGSWGKNNDHSTWANERTAWMWSELARMAREIHELRASRPSDPLRARAARQAARELLLAQSSDWPFLVTTGQAADYAVERFRSHSLRFRRSMELARSGTSADEIELRSLERADNPFPDASPDDFSPVRGALTARV
- a CDS encoding MFS transporter — translated: MTLGRRDAFLYLAAATLGSFGLGVAAFYLNFLYRSLGYNGVALGALVGASALGVVIGAIPAATVARGRSRRTVILSGGVLAGAGLAGLVLFEAFIPLFLAAVLFGLGGILASSSGAALLADATAAGARSSRFGQQIALGTMAAFFASALAGILASPVAALLHADPNDTVVLRALVGGGGMCAALSAIPVLFIGNVPVAGATLDAPHRYGLLARFLTVEFVFGLGAGSFLPFSNLFFAERFGVPFAALGIVLGVIAVAGSLGALAHGRFLARRFGAVPSVVLVVLGSLPFAIVAAFTTDLPIVVAALALRAWLMYGSSATWNAVIFSSFTPRERAGVNAIAALAWNAGSGSGAVISGALRDAVGPGGYTVNLLTLVVFYAAAAALILVFFRQHVPSGDVGAIAMPAPDSRA
- a CDS encoding 50S ribosomal protein L25, which translates into the protein MAEAEKLAVRPRQVVGKKVAQLRRDGVLPGVVFGGRKDSTSVQTDLRSFERSYRRWGNTTLLSLEGLDGDAIPALIHGVARDTMTGRLLHVDFQRVSLTEKTHAEVPLHFVHESPAVKTLGAVLVHARDHITVEAFPQDIPHSIDVDLSPLIEIDDALYVRDLVFDKTTVRIIDDPDELVVKAVPVRIEAEPVAAVAAPVEGEVAAEGAEAPAEGAAPAAAGAAVPGAAAGKPGAPAGAKAGAAPAKPGAAPAKPGAPAGKPGGPAGKPGAPAPKGEGPKKG
- the argS gene encoding arginine--tRNA ligase gives rise to the protein MTTPARDLVAAAFSDALGRAARQHGWQGTEGVPIDVEVPANVEHGDYATSIPMRLAKTLRRPPREIANAIKDQLDLRPPLAAAEVAGGGFVNVRLDVAWLRGQVDAIIADGADYGRSQALRGKRIQVEFVSANPTGPLTLANARGGPLGDVLASVLQFSGASVQREYYVEDGGGQVERFGISVAVRYRQLFGEDTPLPADAYQGDYVKDIAAQIKDQHGDVYRALSLEEQGRVFGPMAIDWVVTDAQRVTAKFGITYDTWFRQSSFIQSGYLSKTIDELRKLGVIVEREGVVFFETPEAVALRREGEEGWVLVRANGEPTYLGTDIAYHRQCLEERGVGLKLNIWGANTQYHLQQMKIALPVLGIAPERFEVVLYQFVRFLHEGVLVRMGRRTGQFLLLEDVLEAVGRDAARFLLLQRGADSQLDFDFELAVQQSNDNPVYYVQYAHARIASIFRTAAERGITPEDADLSALTTPGELALIKLCLRFPELLADIVGHRGVHLLTGYALELAGAFHGFYRDHRVVSDDAAVSKARLRLVRAVQVTLRQTLGLLGVSAPETM
- a CDS encoding alpha-amylase/4-alpha-glucanotransferase domain-containing protein, coding for MADRLRVALVFHQHQPAGNFPSVFSEVTERAYAPLVAALYRHPEVKASLHFSGPLLDWLEANRPDVIGDLSDLVRRGQIELLSGGYYEPVLVGVPRRDGVGQIRALTDRVHAIFGQRPLGAWLTERVWEPHLPSLLAEAGIAYTVLDDEHFLRAGLRKEETGESYITEDQGLPVIVFPGSMKLRYLIPFRDVSATIKELRERHAAGARLVVYADDGEKFGAWPGTYQRVHKDGWLEQFFTALAQADFIQTATLEDAWIFQKPARRIYIPGGAYPEMSAWALDAAAARRLQQARHKLGEDLESLVTAPLWRNFFAKYPESNALHKRMLIVSEELARRSILDSSMEVRQAQQNLWRAQGNDVYWHGVFGGIYFPHLRSDAYASLLKAERILSERRVAAGESRDYDVDGYDEYIFRGNAGAVFVHVQGGAVIEWDIYASATNLVDTLARRPEGEHDELRRAEKAGKVLVGKAAEKETKSIHDAVRAKERGLSKMLEYDPARRALFQDSYTPRKGEEVNLHAAYYALTPQREARTVSLTLEPPARTLAATPGLGIRKDIRIADEGLAAGVRYRLRNDSDETIELAFTSASNIGLLGENEAADIITVGTRKTTAGKPIEVRNVAEVQIHSESKHFDLTLAIDPPALVSTEPIYAVTNSESGFERIYQQLQIAMTWNVAIEPDSHVDLEIRGTALGQMVEPEAVRPTARRRKATTPAGETPARPRR
- a CDS encoding trypsin-like peptidase domain-containing protein; this encodes MYEPAPPITPLSAPPPPPPRASGPSGAALLLIGVILGGVAGGATATLLDGRTPDELVPTPVPTALATTAPVSVPAGVDPLVEVAKEMLPSVVTVVNRNASGQQQSSGSGFVVDARGYVVTNNHVVENVRGGGAGASFDVIFSDNRTQKATLVGRDPDTDIAVLQIPATGTLKVAQLANSDSVPVGATVIAIGSPLGEFQNTVTSGVVSGKGRRVQESQTVFLDDLIQTDAAINPGNSGGPLIWAATRQVVGMNTLIADPNQAQGLGFAISANTIRTVADELIKNGKIERGFIGIQYSPLSPRAAVALGLPPAAGISISAVVPGSPAAQAGIKAGDVVTKLNDQQVDQEHPLQSLMVKFRPGDKVRLAIIRDSATQTLEVTLGRATAG
- a CDS encoding ABC transporter permease, with the translated sequence MKLYDSFRSALQSLVVNKLRSALTMLGVIIGVASVIAMVAVGNGASQQVQNTILSLGSNLITVSPANQSDQGLRGAGAQAQNLTLDDMRSIQAQLGSSIVAIHAEQGAGRWQVTAAGQNWNTNVNGVTEDYPIVRDWPLQSGDFFSGSDLTVNAQMAVIGSVTATNLFGEGDAVGQTLQLRQVFGGGGQGQGQQRARIVNFKVVGVLQPKGSTFGFSRDDQILVPITTAQRVLTGRLNIVNTIVVKATSSDAMTETTADVTNVLLQRHNISDPTVADFTVTNQNDTLAALGAVTGTFTLLLGAIGGISLLVGGIGIMNIMLVSVNERTREIGIRKAVGARRQDIMVQFLIESMALTGIGGILGILLGWSITLVVALIPQASGLVLVITTGTVIIAVGVSVAIGVVFGLYPAMRAARLHPIQALRYE